ATAATGAAAGAGTATGAAGTCTTTTAACCAGAGGACATGTTGCTTTGGTAGATATCTTGTTGCTAATTGATCACTAACTATAATTAAATTCTAACAAATCTATATTTGCCGTTGATGAGCTTGTTCTCCTAGCATGTGTGCTCTTGGCCGATGCCGTGCCCGGCCATGTGTGTGTCACTATTCTGTTGATCCCCGGCTGCGCTGGCGCGTGTGCCGCCTCCGGGCCGACGTTATCAAATTCTAACAGATCTATATTTGCCGTCGATGAGTTTAACTATAATCAAATTCTAACAAATCTATATTTGCTGTCGATGAGTTTGTTCTCCCGGCGTGTGTGCTCTTGGCCGATGCCGTGTTGCCCGGCTATGTGTGTGTCACTATTCTGTTGATCCCTGGCTGCGGCTGGCGCGTGTGCCGCCTCCGGGCCGGCGTACGTGCCGCCGTCGCGTTGCCCTTTTCCCTATTCCCTCTGGCGTATGGCTGTTTGTTACGTTTTGTCCGGCCGCGTGGGTGCTATCCCGGTCTTGTGTTGACATGCCCGCGCTGATTCGGCCTTGCCGCCGTTGATTGCTCGCCATGCGCTTGTGCCGTCAGCTGGTGTGCGTGTGTGCCCTGATCTCTGAACTTCTGGCTGTTTTATGCCATTTTCACTGATGTGCCACCTCGAGCTGTTGTCAGGGCGATCTGTGTTCTGTTGGCGCCATTGTATGGTCGCTCTGCACGGTTTGCCTTATGATTTAGCTCTATTGATAGTGCGCCGTCTCCTTTACTATTATTGGCGATTTCTGGTGATGAGCTCTGTGGCCAGAGTCGCTGGTCTTAGTGATGAGCTTATTGTTGCCGAGCCTGCTGATGAGTCTCGTTGCTAATAATTGTCCTGGTCTTGTGATAATCTCTCTCTGATATTCATGCTTGCCTGGCATTGTTTTGGCCTCAGTCGACGGCTGAAGCGGATGGGTGTCCTTTACTCTTGCCATGTTGTCAGTTGTACTGGTGCTTGTCCTCTGATACATACCAGTGGGTTGTCGCTTGATCTGTTGCCGGTCATGACAATATCCTCTCCCTCTTTGTTGGGATGATGGCTGATGATGCTGGCTCTTTTGATGAATTGGGGATAAATCAATGATAATCCTTGAAGTCAGATGAGAGATTTGTTTGTCAGATGAGTGCACTAGTTTGTCATCTGGTGCGCTTATAGTTCTGATAGCTTGATGGCTAAAATgatgctctctccctctctgctgAAGTGATAGCAGGCTCTGCTGCCTGTGAGGATATCGATGGTGATGCTTGTGGAATTAAGGGCTACAGTGGAgctttttccccttttgttgcCTGATATGTCAACGGCTTTCCCTTTTGTGGGTTGATTGCCTCGGGATGGCAGAGTGATAATGATACTGTTGCCTGATATTGTTGAGGCCAAGAGGGATGTTGCCTGTCGCCTAAGGGGTTGCCTTGTCGCCGTAACCGAGGATGCTATGGGCTGAGGTCAGGAGGTAGAGATAGAAGTCTAGTGATGCTATGCAGGTCATCGGGCTCCTGCTAGGTTGTAGCTGTGTGAGTTTGCTGTGTGCCTAGTCTTTGACTCCCTCTGTTGTTCTATATCTCTTGAGACCGAGGCCGATGATGTGCgattacacatatatatgctGAGGTTGATGATATGAGACTGTGCTCCAGATTGCATACGGTCAATGATGTTAACATTGAGACCGACCTTTCTTTACTCTAATTCATGCTATTATCTTTGCTATATATTCTGTCTTTTGTCTCTTGTTTACAGCTATGCAGGGCTCAGGAGACCGTCGACACGATGACTATCACAACAGCTTAGTCAGAGGTCATCCGTGGAGGATGGACGTAATTAACCGGCGAGCTTCGCGAAGCCCCGGGAACTAGAAGGACGACAAGATCATCAGAGATGTAGTTAGATGTGCTCGTATGTGTGGTGTATTCATTGTAACTGGAAACTTGTATTTTGTGAATTCgaatgaatgaataaagaatCAGTGTTTCCATTACGTTGTTTGTCTCTTTTACTTTGTATACCACAAGTATATTGGCACGCCCATGTTTTACTTTACTCTAAGCAAAACGTCGCCGACGGCTTGTTTCTCTCACGTGAAACAGACAATACAAAATTGACAAAGTATCAAACCGAAGTCTTCTTCGTAAGTTGAAAAATTATTATCTTTTAGTTTACTGCTTGCTCATGTGAGAAACATATAAAGACAAGAGATAATATGGTTGACCTGTAAGTATGTGAGGAGATGTTCCTTTCTGAGCTCAGTACTATTTCCATTTGTATCCCTTGGGGATGGAAGTGATTTTCATGGTAAATACCACATGAGAAGGGGTTCATAATTTCAGACTGAAGTCTGTATCATAGACTTCCCTAGTAATTTCTTGATGCGCAAACAGCCGTGAAGATTTCATATTCCCCCCGTGTTCCATATTGGAATTTCCCTTTGGAGTTGACGGGAGCAAAAAGGAAGTTAGGCAAGCTAGCTTGTAAAGTGAGCATTGCCTTGAGATTTCCTTTTGTGTCCACTTTGATAACTTCTAGCAAAGGCATGAGGAGATTTTTgttgttttgtgtccaagagcAGCAGTCTCATGGAGGCAATGTAGCAACCAAGCCAGGCTCTGACTCTCTTTTTGAAACACCAAAATTTTACagaattttcttttcattttcgAAAATTACAGAGTTTCCTTTTCATTTGTTTGTAATGGTTCCCCTTGAAACTTCTCGTATTCAAAACATGCTTAAATGCTACTGGCATTTAACCTGTGCAGGTTCCAACTATGCTTGTTAAGTTGTTAGTGAAACATGCCAAGTAACAGCAGATGAAGACACTAACTGATTTGTACAAAGATAAGCAGTAATCCTCAATCTCCACTGATTGATGACCTGAGATGAATCTGGTGATCAGCCCTTGTTCCCCATTTTGCCGGTTTCTGCTCATCTTGCCCTCGTTGGCTTCTTGAGAGGATGAAAAAGGCAAAGCAAAACTGACCATGTGCATCCATTCCATGTTCTGAAGGGAACTAAGCGAAAATGATCTTTGTTTCTTCTGTGCCTGCCATTCTTCTTCTATGAAGCAcgggtcttttttttttcttccccctAGAAGAACCGCCTAGCGATCGTTTGGGATGCAGAAATTTTAcacgaaaaaaaattattgacatAGGAATTGAGAAAAAATCGAAACTGGGTTTGAGTGGTTGTTTCAGCTTCAGCCAGGCAAGCAAACTGAAAGAAGAGAAGACATGTACTCGATGAGGCAAACTGCCTAAACTAGGCTGCGGTTTCTGCACTAGGATGCACCTCGTTTGTGGTCGCCCATAGTATCAGCACCTTGCCCGCAGAACCTGAGTGCTCAACAGCAAGTCACATCCTTCAAACAGAAACGCTTGCACCAGAAACCTGTTTGCAGTGCACGCCGAACTCATGCATATGCTCATCCCAACCACATTCCCAAAATCCCTCTCTGAatgtatttttcaaaaatggatCTAATCGATCGATTAATCTAGTCATGTGCTGATGGATGGATCAGCGAGGTTCCACACAAGAGTAGAAATCGGCGGGGTCAGCACGACATCGGGTGTCTTAAATGCGAGCGCCGATTAGGGTAAAATCAACATCATCCATGGCAACCTGCATGCCCACACCTAATCTCTTTGTTTTTTTGATGAATACGTGCGAAGCGGGGCTGACCCACAACCTTGAGTGAACTTGTAATAGGATTCTTATGTGAGTAACTACACCCCAACCGTCGTCTCAGCATGATCTCGACGATCAAACACTAAAACCACCTCATAGAAGAGTCTTCCATAAACTTCGCAACACAGTGATCCCATCACTCTCCACATTATTCGGTTattcctctcccctccccctctataAAAGCCCCCTTTACACCTGACTAAcacatttgcaagagctagcAGCATCACAAGCAGCTTCGCTTCGTGGATAGTGTTCAGAGCATCATCGCAGCAGCAACACAGAAGCACACATGAGATCCTTGGGCCCTCCTACGGTGAGCGTGAGCATGGCCAAGGCCAACGGCGTTGGcggccagcagcagcagccggcgccggagaggaaggagagccTCATCGGCACCGGCAGGTGCGGTGTGTTCGGCGGCTGCGGCTTCCGGATGCCGCTGCACTACCCGCGGTACAAGAAGGCGGACTACGAGGCGATGCCGGAGTGGCGCGTCGAATATCTGCTCCGGGAGTACGGCCTCCCCGTCGATGGTGACCTCGACAGCAAGAGAAGGTTCGCCATGGGCGCCTTCCTCTGGCCTGGCCAGTACTGAAGCTCTCCGGCCATCACCTTCACTAAATATTCAGAGTCCGAGCTGCATCTGCATACTACATGCAGTGAATTAGCAAAATATAGCATACAGATAATCAGCAGTACGCTACATATAGACACCACGAGTTTATGTTAATTTATCATCTGCTTGTAATATATGGCAATGCATGATACATAGGACAGAGAGAGACAATACATGTTTCTTGCGGTATTAGCTATGGAAGAAGGTGTTGCGCTTATTGGAGTCAGGTGTAATGTGTTGTGTGCATGTTGTTCGGAACTCTAACTCTGCTTGCGTATTGCAACTATAAAACACTTTGTGTTCATTCCGATCTTCAGTACATGTCATTACAATTGGTTAGCGGTAGTGCTGAACATGCAATTGGACTGGGAGAAAAGATGCAGGGTTCTTCCAAAGCCTGGACTGCCACTGCTGCGACGATTTGCCAGTACCCGGCGGCGGCGAGTTCTTCCTCGACGAACCCTGTGGCCAACTTGGCAGGATTTGGAAAATTCAGGCAGAGTCATGGCCATGAGCCCATAACTGGGGCAGACTCGGATGAATACCGGCCATGATTTGGTAAACCATTTTGGCCAACTTGAACAACTGTTGATGGCAAACAGCAGGTTAAGGTTGCCACTAGTTTACCGAGGGGCAGCTGAACATTTTATTTGGTCTTCAAAGCCTTTGATCTCTCTATCAAGAAAGGAAGGGGGCGGAGCTAGCTGGTCACATCTTGCAACCaactaatctctctctctctctctagcacGGCACCCAACACTCCTGCTTTGTGCTCTGTGTTCATTGAAAGAAAAATAGCGAAGTATCCCGTATGGATGTCTCTAGAAACCGACCTTGTTCATGCCCAACATCATTTCGTAACTGAAGCGGCTATAGCAGGTTTGGCAGTTGCTCTAGTTCGATCGAGAAGGGATGCCTGAGATTTCTCAGCAGATAGTACACCGTAGCAGCTCACGGATACCGTCGCGGAACACCGTATCAACGATCTGGTCCGCTGGATTGGATAAGGTGTGCGTACGAAATTTCCAGCTGCAAAAATTGGTGCTCCGTTCTTCCTTCATGTTATCATTTTACACATTCCTTCATGCTGTTTCAGCTTCAGCCTACAAATGGATTTAAACCACTCAATGACATGTGGCTCCCGAGTCTTCTAAATTCACATTTGAAAATGCTTTCTTATAACAGTGATTTCGTTGTTACGTACAAAGtattataagaaaaattaacTGTCAATGTTTACTTTTACGGACCGCATAAAATTAAACCGCACCATATATTTTAAAGCGGAGAAAATAATTATTGGGGAAAACTAAAAATCCTTTTCTCGTAAAAAACAATCTGAAGTGAGCTAAGCACCCTCACAACTAGGGCCTTCATAGTTCTCAAGAGGCAACCTCCTATGCATGGAGCAGCTATCCATCACTATTATGGACAACCTGACATGAGTGTTTTATGAGTAATAATGGACTAATGTGTGATGGAATAGCTGTAGTATTCTGTACATCTAGCTAtcattttttg
The sequence above is drawn from the Phragmites australis chromosome 10, lpPhrAust1.1, whole genome shotgun sequence genome and encodes:
- the LOC133930434 gene encoding uncharacterized protein LOC133930434 encodes the protein MRSLGPPTVSVSMAKANGVGGQQQQPAPERKESLIGTGRCGVFGGCGFRMPLHYPRYKKADYEAMPEWRVEYLLREYGLPVDGDLDSKRRFAMGAFLWPGQY